In Synechococcus sp. CB0101, a genomic segment contains:
- a CDS encoding DUF1611 domain-containing protein, translating into MLSPDAPLVLLQHGGLDNLSGKTGLAMLRYRQGPIVAVIDPAHAGADLQALTGIARAVPVVADMAAALAYGPAVAAVGLAPSGGRLPLEMRADVVAALQAGLCLASGLHSRLAVDPEFAAIPLAPGQWIWDLRHEPADLEVATARCAALPCRRWLAVGSDMAVGKMSACLELQRAAQRAGLDARFVGTGQAGILISGQGVALDAVRVDYAAGAVEAAVLAAAQGAGADAWVLVEGQGSLAHPGSRPLPLMRGSQPTDLLLVHRAGQSHVRTRPGAAAVAIPPLPELIAACEALAALGRPDGLRPRVRAIALNTALLDGGEAAREAEQIAAITGLPVIDPVRQGGDQLLQALFEAPIAG; encoded by the coding sequence ATGCTCAGCCCCGATGCCCCGCTGGTGCTGCTGCAGCACGGCGGCCTCGACAACCTCTCCGGCAAGACCGGCCTGGCGATGCTGCGCTATCGCCAGGGGCCCATCGTGGCGGTGATCGACCCCGCCCATGCCGGCGCTGATCTGCAGGCGCTCACCGGGATCGCGCGCGCTGTTCCCGTGGTGGCTGATATGGCTGCGGCGCTGGCTTACGGGCCGGCCGTGGCGGCGGTGGGCTTGGCGCCCTCCGGTGGACGCTTGCCGCTCGAGATGCGCGCCGATGTGGTGGCGGCGTTGCAGGCCGGCCTCTGCCTGGCGAGCGGCCTGCATAGCCGCCTGGCGGTTGATCCGGAGTTTGCGGCGATTCCGCTGGCTCCAGGGCAGTGGATCTGGGATCTGCGCCATGAGCCGGCGGATCTGGAGGTGGCGACGGCCCGCTGCGCTGCGCTGCCCTGCCGGCGATGGCTGGCGGTGGGATCGGATATGGCCGTGGGCAAGATGAGCGCCTGCCTGGAGCTGCAGCGGGCAGCCCAGCGGGCGGGGCTCGATGCCCGCTTTGTGGGCACTGGCCAGGCCGGCATCTTGATCAGTGGCCAGGGCGTGGCGCTCGACGCAGTGCGGGTTGATTACGCCGCCGGTGCGGTGGAGGCGGCGGTGTTGGCGGCGGCCCAGGGGGCTGGGGCCGACGCCTGGGTGCTGGTGGAGGGTCAGGGCTCGCTGGCGCACCCCGGATCACGGCCACTGCCGCTGATGCGGGGCAGCCAGCCCACGGATTTGCTGCTGGTGCACCGCGCCGGCCAGAGCCATGTGCGCACTCGGCCGGGCGCTGCAGCGGTGGCGATCCCACCGCTGCCGGAGCTGATTGCGGCCTGCGAGGCCCTGGCGGCCCTGGGCCGGCCCGATGGGCTGCGGCCACGGGTGCGAGCAATCGCGCTCAACACAGCCTTGCTGGATGGGGGCGAGGCGGCCCGAGAAGCCGAGCAGATCGCTGCGATCACAGGCCTGCCGGTGATCGATCCGGTGCGCCAGGGGGGTGATCAGCTGCTGCAGGCCCTGTTTGAGGCGCCAATTGCTGGATAG